One genomic segment of Agromyces intestinalis includes these proteins:
- the uvrB gene encoding excinuclease ABC subunit UvrB, producing the protein METTRSVRPFEVVSEYRPSGDQPTAIADLASRINAGETDVVLLGATGTGKSATTAWLIEQVQRPTLVLAHNKTLAAQLANEFRELMPNNAVEYFVSYYDYYQPEAYVPQTDTFIEKDSSINAEVERLRHSTTNSLLSRRDVVVVSTVSCIYGLGTPEEYLNAMMPLQVGQRVDRDWLIRKFVSMQYQRNDVDFSRGNFRVRGDTIEIIPVYEERAIRIEMFGDEIEALYSLHPLTGQVLERLDAVPVFPGSHYVASTDVMQRAIGTIRDELDERLQELEREGKLLEAQRLRMRTTFDLEMMEQIGFCSGIENYSRHIDGRMAGEPPHCLLDYFPDDFLVVIDESHVTVPQIGSMYEGDSSRKRTLVEHGFRLPSALDNRPLRWDEFKARVGQTVYLSATPGRYEMGVADGVVEQIIRPTGLIDPEIVVKPSKGQIDDLLEEIRVRSDRDERVLVTTLTKKMAEELTDFLSEAGVRVRYLHSDVDTLRRVELLTELRAGVYDVLVGINLLREGLDLPEVSLVAILDADKEGFLRSSTSLIQTIGRAARNVSGQVHMYADVMTDSMHNAIEETNRRREKQVEYNRVNGIDPQPLRKRIADITEVLAREEADTAKLLAGRDAKAKSPVPNLRREGIAAEGANDLEDLIRDLNDQMLVAAGELKFELAARLRDEVSELKRELRQMEKAGHLG; encoded by the coding sequence ATGGAGACCACTCGTTCTGTTCGCCCGTTCGAGGTCGTCAGCGAGTACCGGCCCAGCGGCGATCAGCCTACGGCGATCGCCGACCTCGCGTCGCGCATCAACGCCGGCGAGACCGACGTGGTGCTGCTCGGCGCGACGGGCACGGGCAAGTCGGCGACGACCGCTTGGCTCATCGAGCAGGTGCAGCGTCCGACGCTCGTGCTCGCGCACAACAAGACGCTTGCCGCGCAGCTGGCGAACGAGTTCCGCGAGCTGATGCCGAACAACGCGGTCGAGTACTTCGTGTCCTACTACGACTACTACCAGCCCGAGGCGTACGTGCCGCAGACCGATACCTTCATCGAGAAGGATTCGTCGATCAACGCCGAGGTCGAGCGGTTGCGCCACTCGACCACGAACTCGCTCCTCAGCCGGCGCGACGTCGTGGTGGTTTCGACGGTGTCGTGCATCTACGGCCTCGGCACGCCCGAAGAGTACCTGAATGCGATGATGCCGCTGCAGGTCGGGCAGCGGGTCGATCGCGACTGGCTCATCCGCAAGTTCGTGTCGATGCAATACCAGCGCAACGACGTCGACTTCTCGCGCGGCAACTTCCGGGTGCGCGGCGACACCATCGAGATCATCCCGGTCTACGAAGAGCGAGCCATCCGCATCGAGATGTTCGGCGACGAGATCGAGGCGCTCTACAGCCTGCACCCGCTGACCGGGCAGGTGCTCGAGCGGCTCGACGCCGTGCCGGTGTTCCCGGGGTCGCACTACGTCGCGTCCACCGACGTCATGCAGCGGGCGATCGGCACCATTCGCGACGAACTCGACGAACGTCTGCAGGAGCTCGAGCGCGAGGGCAAGCTGCTCGAGGCGCAGCGCCTGCGCATGCGCACCACGTTCGACCTCGAGATGATGGAGCAGATCGGCTTCTGCTCGGGCATCGAGAACTACTCCCGGCACATCGACGGCCGCATGGCGGGCGAGCCCCCGCACTGCCTGCTCGACTACTTCCCCGACGACTTCCTCGTGGTCATCGACGAGTCGCACGTCACCGTGCCGCAGATCGGGTCGATGTACGAGGGCGACTCGTCGCGCAAGCGCACCCTCGTCGAGCACGGGTTCCGCCTGCCGAGCGCGCTCGACAACCGACCGCTCCGGTGGGACGAGTTCAAGGCCCGCGTCGGGCAGACCGTGTACCTCTCGGCCACGCCCGGCCGGTACGAGATGGGCGTCGCCGACGGCGTGGTCGAGCAGATCATCCGCCCGACCGGGCTCATCGACCCCGAGATCGTGGTGAAGCCGTCGAAGGGGCAGATCGACGATCTGCTCGAAGAGATCCGGGTGCGGTCCGACCGCGATGAGCGCGTGCTCGTCACGACGCTGACGAAGAAGATGGCCGAAGAACTCACCGACTTCCTCTCCGAGGCGGGCGTTCGGGTCCGGTACCTCCACTCCGACGTCGACACGCTGCGCCGGGTCGAACTGCTCACCGAACTGCGCGCCGGCGTCTACGACGTGCTGGTCGGCATCAACCTGCTCCGCGAGGGGCTCGACCTCCCCGAGGTCTCGCTGGTGGCGATCCTCGACGCCGACAAAGAGGGCTTCCTGCGGTCGTCGACGTCGCTCATCCAGACAATCGGGCGTGCGGCACGCAATGTGTCGGGCCAGGTGCACATGTACGCCGACGTGATGACCGACTCGATGCACAACGCGATCGAAGAGACCAATCGCCGCCGCGAGAAGCAGGTCGAGTACAACCGGGTCAACGGTATCGACCCGCAGCCGCTGCGCAAGCGCATCGCCGATATCACCGAGGTGCTCGCACGTGAAGAGGCAGACACCGCAAAGCTGCTCGCGGGCCGTGACGCGAAGGCCAAGTCGCCCGTGCCGAACCTTCGTCGCGAGGGCATCGCCGCCGAGGGCGCGAACGACCTCGAAGATCTCATCCGCGATCTCAACGATCAGATGCTCGTCGCGGCGGGGGAGTTGAAGTTCGAGCTCGCTGCGCGCCTGCGCGACGAGGTCTCCGAGCTCAAGCGCGAGCTTCGGCAGATGGAGAAGGCCGGGCACCTCGGGTGA
- the whiA gene encoding DNA-binding protein WhiA, with translation MALTADVKEELARVEVQKTSVRAAELASILRFAGGLHIISNRIAIEAELDSPAIAKRVTRDLGELYGVRPTVSVISASGLRRQNQYLVRVLEGGETLARQTGLLDARRRPVRGLPNRLTTGSRPEVAAVWRGAFLAHGSLTDPGRSAALEITCPGNETAMALVGAAGRLGISAKAREVRGVHRVVIRDGEAISTMLELMGATDTVRNWEELRQRREVRATANRLVNFDDANLRRSAQAAVAACARVERAMELLGDDIPDHLKYAGELRLAHRDASLDELGHHADPPMTKDAVAGRIRRLLAMADKRAADLGVPGTEASLPADLDIV, from the coding sequence GTGGCATTGACCGCAGATGTGAAGGAGGAGCTCGCTCGCGTCGAGGTCCAGAAGACGAGCGTGCGGGCCGCCGAGCTCGCCTCGATCCTCCGGTTCGCGGGCGGCCTGCACATCATCTCGAACCGGATCGCGATCGAGGCCGAGCTCGACTCGCCCGCGATCGCCAAGCGCGTCACCCGCGACCTCGGCGAGCTGTACGGCGTGCGGCCGACGGTGTCGGTGATCTCGGCGTCGGGGCTGCGGCGCCAGAACCAGTACCTCGTGCGGGTGCTCGAGGGCGGCGAGACGCTCGCGCGGCAGACCGGCCTGCTCGATGCACGCCGTCGCCCGGTGCGTGGCCTGCCGAACCGCCTCACGACCGGCTCACGCCCCGAGGTCGCGGCCGTGTGGCGCGGGGCGTTCCTCGCACACGGCAGCCTCACCGACCCCGGCCGCTCCGCAGCCCTCGAGATCACCTGCCCCGGTAACGAGACCGCGATGGCGCTCGTCGGCGCGGCGGGCCGGCTCGGGATCTCGGCGAAGGCGCGCGAGGTGCGCGGCGTGCACCGCGTCGTCATCCGCGATGGCGAGGCGATCAGCACGATGCTCGAGCTGATGGGCGCGACCGACACGGTACGCAACTGGGAAGAGCTCCGCCAGCGTCGCGAGGTGCGAGCGACGGCCAACCGCCTCGTGAACTTCGACGATGCGAACCTGCGGCGCAGCGCCCAGGCCGCGGTCGCCGCGTGCGCTCGCGTCGAACGTGCGATGGAGCTGCTCGGCGACGACATCCCCGACCACCTCAAGTACGCCGGCGAGCTGCGGCTCGCGCACCGCGACGCCAGCCTCGACGAGCTCGGGCACCACGCCGACCCGCCGATGACGAAGGACGCGGTGGCCGGCCGGATCCGCCGACTGCTGGCGATGGCCGACAAGCGCGCCGCCGACCTGGGCGTGCCGGGCACCGAGGCGAGCCTGCCCGCCGATCTCGACATCGTCTGA
- the rapZ gene encoding RNase adapter RapZ yields the protein MGEESAQQELVIVTGMSGAGRSTVADALEDLGWYVVDNLPPQMLRPLVELAERAGASLPRIAAVVDIRGRDFFAELQDIVQALRDGVNVRVMFLDASDAVLVRRFESVRRPHPLQGDGTILDGIGAERARMQAIRETADLIVDTSELNIHQLANLVTESFAESGRAGVQVTVLSFGFKYGLPPDADLVADARFLPNPFWVPELRPLTGADPAVSDFVLGQNGASEFIAAYTAALAPVLAGYQRENKRHATIAIGCTGGKHRSVAIARELAARIAGLPGVAVNVKDRDLGRE from the coding sequence ATGGGCGAGGAGTCCGCGCAGCAGGAGCTGGTCATCGTCACCGGGATGTCTGGAGCGGGCCGTTCAACGGTGGCCGACGCGCTCGAAGACCTCGGATGGTACGTCGTCGACAACCTGCCCCCGCAGATGCTCCGTCCGCTCGTCGAGCTCGCTGAACGCGCGGGTGCATCGCTGCCGCGGATCGCCGCAGTCGTCGACATCCGCGGGCGCGACTTCTTCGCCGAGCTGCAAGACATCGTGCAGGCGCTGCGCGACGGTGTGAACGTACGGGTGATGTTCCTGGACGCATCCGACGCGGTGCTGGTGCGCCGGTTCGAGTCCGTGCGCCGGCCGCACCCGCTGCAGGGCGACGGCACGATCCTCGACGGCATCGGCGCCGAACGCGCGCGGATGCAGGCGATCCGCGAGACGGCCGACCTCATCGTCGACACCTCCGAGCTCAACATCCACCAGCTCGCGAACCTCGTCACGGAATCGTTCGCCGAGTCGGGCCGGGCCGGCGTGCAGGTGACCGTGCTCAGCTTCGGCTTCAAATACGGGCTGCCACCCGATGCCGACCTCGTGGCCGACGCGCGGTTTCTGCCGAACCCGTTCTGGGTGCCCGAACTGCGCCCCCTCACGGGCGCCGACCCGGCAGTCTCCGACTTCGTGCTCGGGCAGAATGGAGCATCCGAGTTCATCGCGGCCTACACCGCCGCGCTCGCTCCCGTCCTCGCCGGCTATCAGCGCGAGAACAAGCGTCACGCGACGATCGCGATCGGATGCACCGGTGGCAAGCACCGTTCGGTGGCCATCGCCCGTGAACTCGCCGCGCGCATCGCCGGACTCCCCGGCGTCGCGGTGAACGTGAAAGACCGCGACCTCGGTCGCGAATGA
- the uvrA gene encoding excinuclease ABC subunit UvrA: MPISRLDPHSRLSVRGARVHNLHNVDVEIPRDAMVVFTGLSGSGKSSLAFDTIFAEGQRRYVESLSAYARQFLGQVDRPDVDFIEGLSPAVSIDQKSTNRNPRSTVGTITEIYDYMRLLWARIGVPHCPVCGERIQRQTVQQIADRLMELETGTRFQVLAPVVSKKKGEFVDLFRDLAAQGYTRAVVDGDLIRLDEPPTLKKQVKHDISVVIDRLVASDDLLGRLTDSLETALRLTDGIVQINYVDADGPDAWQTFSEKLSCPNQHPIALTEIEPRTFSFNAPFGACPECSGLGTRMSVDDDLLLGDPALSIGEGVILPWTSQGKSLYNYYEKLLDGLARDLGFSLETPWESLDPSVRQAVLHGDNFEVKVRWRNRFGREMSYTSGFEGVAPYIERQYAQAETDVQRARWAEYLREIPCPVCDGKRLKPEVLSVLVHDASIADVCLMSLTDARAFMDRLHLTDREQAIAAQVLREIKLRLDFLIRVGLAYLDLARAAGTLSGGEAQRIRLATQIGSGLTGVLYVLDEPSIGLHQRDNRRLIDTLVALRDLGNTLIVVEHDEDTIRTADWIVDIGPGAGVNGGTVVHSGSYADLLKNTESLTGDYLAGRREIATPSHRRPIDPERHITVEGAEANNLKKVDVQFPLGTFTAVTGVSGSGKSSLVNDILYRVLANRLNGARKVPGKHRRVTGLDHLDKVVHVDQAPIGRTPRSNPATYTGVFDRIRTLFSETVEAKARGYLPGRFSFNVKGGRCEACSGDGTIKIEMNFLPDVYVACEVCGGKRYNRETLQVHYKGKNIAEVLEMPISEAAEFFEPISAIHRYLKTLVDVGLGYVQLGQSATTLSGGEAQRVKLATELQRRSNGRSVYVLDEPTTGLHFEDVRKLLKVLGKLVDKGNTVIVIEHNLDVIKSADWIIDLGPEGGSGGGTIVATGTPEEVALNPDSHTGYFLHEIFDAASGRAEVAS, encoded by the coding sequence GTGCCAATTTCTCGTCTCGACCCTCATTCGCGTCTGAGCGTTCGCGGTGCCCGCGTGCACAACCTGCACAACGTCGACGTCGAGATTCCGCGCGACGCGATGGTGGTGTTCACCGGCCTCTCGGGCTCGGGCAAGTCGTCGCTCGCGTTCGACACGATCTTCGCCGAGGGGCAGCGCCGCTACGTCGAATCGCTGTCGGCGTACGCACGCCAGTTCCTCGGGCAGGTCGACCGCCCCGACGTCGACTTCATCGAGGGGCTGAGCCCGGCGGTGTCGATCGACCAGAAGTCGACCAACCGCAACCCGCGCTCGACGGTCGGCACCATCACCGAGATCTACGACTACATGCGCCTGCTCTGGGCGCGCATCGGCGTGCCGCACTGCCCCGTCTGCGGTGAGCGCATCCAGCGCCAGACGGTGCAACAGATCGCCGACCGGCTGATGGAACTCGAGACGGGCACCCGGTTCCAGGTGCTCGCGCCGGTCGTCTCGAAGAAGAAGGGCGAGTTCGTCGACCTGTTCCGCGACCTCGCTGCGCAGGGCTACACACGCGCCGTGGTCGACGGCGACCTCATCCGCCTCGACGAGCCGCCGACGCTGAAGAAGCAGGTGAAGCACGACATCTCGGTCGTGATCGACCGGCTCGTGGCATCCGACGATCTGCTCGGCCGCCTCACCGACTCGCTCGAGACCGCGCTGCGGCTCACCGACGGCATCGTGCAGATCAACTACGTCGACGCCGACGGCCCCGACGCGTGGCAGACGTTCTCAGAGAAGCTCTCGTGCCCCAACCAGCACCCGATCGCGCTGACCGAGATCGAACCGCGCACGTTCTCGTTCAACGCGCCGTTCGGCGCGTGCCCCGAGTGCTCGGGGCTCGGCACCCGCATGTCGGTCGACGACGACCTGCTGCTGGGCGACCCCGCGCTCAGCATCGGCGAGGGCGTCATCCTCCCGTGGACCTCGCAGGGCAAGAGCCTCTACAACTACTACGAGAAGCTGCTCGACGGGCTCGCGCGCGACCTCGGCTTCTCACTCGAGACGCCGTGGGAATCACTCGACCCGTCGGTGCGACAGGCCGTGCTGCACGGCGACAACTTCGAGGTCAAGGTGCGCTGGCGCAATCGATTCGGCCGCGAGATGAGCTATACCTCGGGGTTCGAGGGCGTCGCGCCCTATATCGAGCGACAGTACGCGCAGGCCGAAACCGACGTGCAGCGTGCACGCTGGGCCGAGTACCTGCGCGAGATCCCGTGCCCGGTCTGCGACGGCAAACGCCTGAAGCCCGAAGTGCTCTCGGTGCTCGTGCACGACGCGAGCATCGCCGACGTCTGCCTCATGAGCCTCACCGACGCGCGCGCCTTCATGGATCGTCTGCACCTCACCGACCGCGAGCAGGCGATCGCCGCGCAGGTGCTGCGCGAGATCAAGCTGCGGCTCGACTTCCTGATCCGCGTCGGGCTCGCGTACCTCGACCTGGCGCGTGCGGCCGGCACCCTCTCGGGCGGCGAGGCCCAGCGCATCCGCCTCGCCACGCAGATCGGGTCGGGGCTCACGGGCGTGCTGTACGTGCTCGACGAGCCGAGCATCGGCCTGCACCAGCGCGACAACCGCAGGCTCATCGACACCCTCGTCGCGCTGCGCGACCTCGGCAACACGCTCATCGTCGTCGAGCACGACGAAGACACCATCCGCACCGCCGACTGGATCGTCGACATCGGCCCCGGAGCGGGTGTCAACGGCGGCACGGTGGTGCACTCGGGCAGCTACGCCGACCTGTTGAAGAACACCGAGTCGCTCACCGGCGACTACCTCGCCGGCCGCCGCGAGATCGCCACGCCCTCGCACCGGCGACCGATCGACCCCGAACGGCACATCACGGTCGAGGGTGCCGAGGCGAACAACCTCAAGAAGGTCGACGTGCAGTTCCCGCTCGGCACCTTCACCGCGGTCACGGGTGTCAGCGGGTCGGGCAAGTCCTCCCTTGTGAACGACATCCTCTACCGCGTGCTCGCCAACCGGCTCAACGGAGCGCGCAAGGTCCCGGGCAAGCACCGGCGGGTCACGGGGCTCGACCACCTCGACAAAGTCGTGCACGTCGACCAGGCGCCGATCGGGCGCACGCCGCGCTCGAACCCCGCGACCTACACGGGCGTGTTCGACCGCATCCGCACGTTGTTCTCCGAGACGGTCGAGGCGAAGGCGCGCGGCTACTTGCCCGGCCGGTTCAGCTTCAACGTCAAGGGCGGGCGCTGCGAGGCATGCTCGGGCGACGGCACGATCAAGATCGAGATGAACTTCCTGCCCGACGTGTACGTCGCCTGCGAGGTCTGCGGCGGCAAGCGCTATAACCGCGAAACGCTGCAGGTGCACTACAAGGGCAAGAACATCGCCGAGGTGCTCGAGATGCCGATCAGCGAGGCGGCCGAGTTCTTCGAGCCGATCTCGGCGATCCACCGCTACCTGAAGACGCTCGTCGACGTCGGGCTCGGATACGTCCAGCTCGGCCAGAGCGCGACGACCCTCTCGGGCGGCGAGGCCCAGCGCGTCAAGCTCGCCACCGAGCTGCAGCGCCGCTCCAACGGCCGCAGCGTGTACGTGCTCGACGAGCCGACCACCGGGCTGCACTTCGAAGACGTTCGCAAGCTGTTGAAGGTGCTCGGCAAGCTCGTCGACAAGGGCAACACCGTCATCGTGATCGAGCACAACCTCGACGTGATCAAGTCGGCCGACTGGATCATCGACCTCGGCCCCGAGGGCGGTTCGGGCGGCGGCACGATCGTCGCCACCGGTACGCCCGAGGAGGTCGCGCTGAACCCCGACAGCCACACCGGCTACTTCCTGCACGAGATCTTCGACGCGGCGTCCGGTCGCGCGGAGGTCGCGAGCTGA
- a CDS encoding superoxide dismutase: protein MADYTLPDLAYDYSALEPAISGTIMELHHSKHHQAYVTGANTALAQLAEARETGNLANVNKLEKDLAFNLGGHVNHSIFWTNLSPDGGDKPTGELAAAIDDQFGSFDAFQAHFTATALGVQGSGWAVLAWDSIGQRLIVLQFFDQQANLPAGIVPLLMLDVWEHAYYLDYKNVRADYVKAFWTIANWANVQRRFDVAREKTAGLLLLS from the coding sequence ATGGCTGACTACACCCTCCCGGATCTGGCCTACGACTACTCGGCGCTCGAGCCGGCGATCAGCGGCACGATCATGGAGCTGCACCACTCGAAGCACCACCAGGCCTACGTGACCGGCGCGAACACCGCGCTCGCCCAGCTCGCCGAGGCCCGCGAGACGGGCAATCTGGCGAACGTGAACAAGCTCGAGAAAGACCTGGCGTTCAATCTCGGCGGCCACGTCAACCACTCGATCTTCTGGACGAACCTCTCGCCCGACGGCGGCGACAAGCCGACCGGCGAGCTCGCGGCGGCGATCGACGACCAGTTCGGCTCGTTCGACGCGTTCCAGGCGCACTTCACCGCGACCGCGCTCGGCGTGCAGGGCTCGGGCTGGGCCGTGCTCGCGTGGGACTCGATCGGGCAGCGCCTCATCGTGCTGCAGTTCTTCGACCAGCAGGCGAACCTGCCGGCCGGCATCGTGCCACTGCTCATGCTCGACGTGTGGGAGCACGCGTACTACCTCGACTACAAGAACGTGCGCGCCGATTACGTGAAGGCGTTCTGGACGATCGCGAACTGGGCGAACGTGCAGCGGCGCTTCGACGTCGCCCGTGAGAAGACGGCGGGCCTGCTGCTACTGTCGTGA
- the uvrC gene encoding excinuclease ABC subunit UvrC, which translates to MANTVPYRPKAGEIPTEPGVYRFRDADGRVLYVGKAKNLRARLSNYFAPLHTLHERTRRMVTTATSVEWTVVASDVESLNLEITWINEWKPPFNVRFKDDKSYPYLVVTMADEAPRAMVTRKRSIPGARYFGPYPKMWAITDMLDILIRMFPIRTCKDSDYRRAMASGKPCFAGQIGRCFGPCSQKVTLEEHRANVDRFVAFMQNQDPRIVSELEREMRAAAAVQDYETAARRRDQLQAANAFFEKSAMVLGERVDLDVFGIEHDELAAAVHLFIVRGGRVRGERSWTVDKELDVPLADLVDSVLQNAYGDGIVPPAEVVVPELPDDAAAVETWLTGLAGRRVRLRAAQRGDKAALLATATQNAKQTLMRYKTQRSTDFTTRSRALEDIQEALGMAEAPLRIECFDVSHLSGTNIVASMVVFEDGLPRKDEYRRFTIPASSDDTDSIHQVLTRRLAYLSPRDGAEASDSPEASDDPAVTGKRAKFAYRPNLLVVDGGQPQVAAAARALRESGVTGIALCGIAKRLEEIWTPDSDFPVILPRNSDALFLFQRVRDEAHRFAITHQRQRRKRDISTVLSEIPGLGPARVRALLRHFGSVTRLRAADESEIAEVKGIGPALATAVRQRLSGEVAAERG; encoded by the coding sequence GTGGCGAACACCGTCCCGTATCGTCCGAAGGCGGGGGAGATCCCCACCGAGCCCGGCGTGTACCGCTTCCGCGACGCCGACGGTCGCGTGCTCTACGTCGGCAAGGCCAAGAACCTTCGCGCTCGGCTGTCGAACTACTTCGCGCCCCTGCATACGCTGCACGAACGCACCCGGCGCATGGTGACCACGGCGACCTCGGTCGAGTGGACGGTCGTCGCCAGCGACGTCGAGTCGCTGAACCTCGAGATCACGTGGATCAACGAGTGGAAGCCCCCGTTCAACGTGCGCTTCAAGGACGACAAGTCCTACCCGTACCTCGTGGTGACGATGGCCGACGAGGCGCCCCGGGCGATGGTCACCCGTAAGCGCTCCATCCCGGGCGCCCGCTATTTCGGCCCCTACCCGAAGATGTGGGCGATCACGGACATGCTCGACATCCTGATCCGCATGTTCCCGATCCGCACGTGCAAAGACAGCGACTACCGGCGTGCGATGGCCTCGGGCAAGCCGTGCTTCGCCGGGCAGATCGGCCGATGCTTCGGGCCGTGCTCGCAGAAGGTCACGCTCGAGGAGCACCGGGCGAACGTCGACCGGTTCGTCGCGTTCATGCAGAACCAGGATCCGCGCATCGTGAGCGAACTCGAGCGCGAGATGCGAGCTGCGGCAGCGGTGCAGGACTACGAGACCGCGGCGCGGCGTCGAGATCAGCTGCAGGCCGCCAACGCCTTCTTCGAGAAGAGCGCCATGGTGCTCGGAGAACGCGTCGACCTCGACGTGTTCGGCATCGAGCACGACGAGCTCGCGGCCGCGGTGCACCTCTTCATCGTGCGAGGCGGGAGGGTCCGCGGTGAGCGGTCGTGGACGGTCGACAAAGAGCTCGACGTCCCCCTCGCCGACCTCGTCGACTCGGTCCTCCAGAACGCGTACGGCGACGGCATCGTGCCGCCGGCCGAGGTGGTCGTGCCCGAGCTCCCCGACGATGCCGCCGCGGTCGAGACCTGGCTGACGGGTCTGGCGGGGCGTCGGGTGCGCCTGCGTGCGGCGCAGCGCGGCGACAAGGCGGCGCTGCTGGCCACGGCCACGCAGAACGCCAAGCAGACGCTGATGCGATACAAGACCCAACGCAGCACCGACTTCACCACACGCTCACGTGCCCTCGAAGACATCCAGGAGGCGCTCGGCATGGCCGAGGCCCCGCTGCGCATCGAGTGCTTCGACGTCTCGCACCTGTCGGGAACGAACATCGTCGCCTCGATGGTCGTCTTCGAAGACGGTCTGCCGCGAAAAGACGAGTACCGTCGGTTCACCATTCCGGCGTCCAGCGACGACACCGACTCGATCCACCAGGTACTGACCCGGCGGCTCGCCTACCTCTCGCCGCGTGACGGGGCCGAGGCATCCGATTCGCCCGAGGCATCCGACGACCCCGCCGTGACGGGCAAGCGCGCGAAGTTCGCCTACCGGCCGAATCTGCTCGTCGTCGATGGCGGGCAGCCGCAGGTCGCGGCCGCCGCGCGGGCGCTGCGCGAGTCGGGTGTCACGGGTATCGCGCTGTGCGGCATCGCGAAGCGCCTCGAAGAGATCTGGACGCCCGACAGCGACTTCCCGGTGATCCTGCCGCGCAACTCCGATGCGCTGTTCCTGTTCCAGCGCGTACGCGACGAGGCTCACCGCTTCGCCATCACGCACCAGCGACAGCGGCGCAAGCGCGACATCTCGACCGTGCTCAGCGAGATTCCCGGTCTCGGCCCGGCGCGGGTGCGCGCGTTGCTGCGCCACTTCGGGTCGGTCACCCGCCTGAGGGCCGCTGACGAGTCCGAGATCGCCGAGGTGAAGGGCATCGGGCCCGCGCTCGCGACGGCGGTGCGGCAACGTCTCTCCGGCGAGGTCGCCGCCGAGCGCGGCTAG
- the gap gene encoding type I glyceraldehyde-3-phosphate dehydrogenase — MSVKIGINGFGRIGRNYFRAALAQGADIDIVAVNDLTDNKTLAHLLKYDSITGRLDATVEYDDEHIIVNGKKIRSFEERDPAKLPWGELGVDIVIESTGFFTKAGDARKHLEAGAKKVLISAPATDEDATFVIGVNEQDYDPANHHIISNASCTTNCLAPLAKVFNDAFGIERGLMTTVHAYTADQNLQDGPHRDLRRARAAALNIVPTSTGAAKAIGLVLPELKGKLDGFALRVPIPTGSVTDLTVTASRPVTVDEVKAAYKAAAEGPLKGILKYTEDEIVSSDIVTDPHSSIFDAGLVRVIGDQVKLSAWYDNEWGYSSRLVDLTVYVAERL; from the coding sequence GTGTCCGTAAAGATCGGCATCAACGGCTTCGGCCGCATCGGCCGCAACTACTTCCGCGCTGCGCTCGCGCAGGGCGCCGACATCGACATCGTCGCGGTCAACGACCTCACCGACAACAAGACCCTCGCGCACCTGCTCAAGTACGACTCGATCACCGGGCGCCTCGACGCGACCGTCGAGTACGACGACGAGCACATCATCGTCAACGGCAAGAAGATCCGCTCCTTCGAAGAGCGCGACCCGGCGAAGCTGCCGTGGGGCGAGCTCGGCGTCGACATCGTGATCGAGTCGACCGGCTTCTTCACCAAGGCCGGTGACGCGCGCAAGCACCTCGAGGCCGGCGCCAAGAAGGTGCTCATCTCGGCCCCCGCGACCGACGAGGACGCCACGTTCGTCATCGGCGTCAACGAGCAGGACTACGACCCGGCGAACCACCACATCATCTCCAACGCGTCCTGCACGACGAACTGCCTCGCGCCGCTCGCGAAGGTGTTCAACGACGCGTTCGGCATCGAGCGCGGCCTCATGACGACGGTGCACGCGTACACCGCCGACCAGAACCTCCAGGACGGCCCCCACCGCGACCTGCGTCGCGCGCGTGCCGCCGCCCTCAACATCGTGCCGACCTCGACGGGCGCGGCGAAGGCGATCGGCCTCGTCCTGCCCGAGCTCAAGGGCAAGCTCGACGGATTCGCGCTGCGCGTGCCGATCCCCACCGGTTCGGTGACCGACCTCACGGTGACGGCATCGCGCCCGGTCACGGTCGACGAGGTCAAGGCCGCCTACAAGGCCGCCGCCGAGGGCCCGCTGAAGGGCATCCTCAAGTACACCGAGGACGAGATCGTCTCGTCCGACATCGTGACCGACCCCCACTCGTCGATCTTCGACGCCGGGCTCGTGCGCGTGATCGGCGACCAGGTCAAGCTCAGTGCGTGGTACGACAACGAGTGGGGCTACTCGAGCCGCCTCGTCGACCTCACGGTCTACGTGGCCGAGCGTCTCTGA